A genomic segment from Syntrophotalea acetylenivorans encodes:
- a CDS encoding MBL fold metallo-hydrolase, translated as MLASGSKGNAILVESGGSRLLIDAGLSAREINRRLELVGVDGHSLDAVLVSHEHGDHCRGLGPMARRYKLPVFVHHKTRLALRNPGRLDDCREFDDGNTLVFQDVQIETVPLTHDAVAPVGYLVDTPAGKVGVLTDLGMTTRLVVERYRHCRVLILEFNHDQQMLMEGPYPWHLKQRIRSNHGHLSNESAAGLLSDLVWDGLEGVFLAHLSDTNNCPQLAEVSARQVLSAQNSCNPQVMIGTQAQPSSCFVAE; from the coding sequence GCCATCCTTGTTGAATCAGGAGGCAGTCGATTGCTTATTGACGCCGGACTGTCGGCTCGTGAAATCAATCGCCGACTGGAGTTGGTCGGGGTCGACGGGCACTCTCTTGATGCGGTTTTGGTGAGCCATGAACATGGTGATCACTGCCGGGGACTGGGGCCCATGGCGAGGCGTTATAAACTGCCGGTCTTTGTTCATCATAAAACTCGTTTGGCGTTGCGCAACCCGGGCCGCCTTGATGATTGTCGTGAATTTGATGATGGCAATACCCTGGTGTTTCAGGATGTGCAAATTGAAACGGTGCCCCTGACCCATGATGCCGTGGCTCCTGTCGGCTATCTTGTCGACACGCCTGCCGGCAAGGTCGGCGTACTGACCGACCTTGGCATGACCACTCGGCTGGTTGTAGAGCGCTATCGACACTGTCGGGTGCTGATTCTTGAGTTCAATCATGACCAACAGATGCTTATGGAGGGTCCTTATCCTTGGCATCTTAAGCAACGGATTCGCAGCAATCATGGCCATCTGTCCAATGAATCGGCCGCCGGCTTGCTGTCCGATCTGGTTTGGGACGGTCTTGAAGGGGTCTTCCTGGCCCATCTGAGTGATACCAATAATTGTCCGCAATTAGCCGAAGTTAGTGCTCGTCAGGTTCTGTCGGCCCAGAACAGCTGTAACCCCCAAGTAATGATCGGAACTCAAGCACAGCCCAGTAGCTGTTTCGTGGCCGAATAA